A window of the Ostrea edulis chromosome 1, xbOstEdul1.1, whole genome shotgun sequence genome harbors these coding sequences:
- the LOC125667994 gene encoding proton-coupled folate transporter-like, giving the protein MAEGKLQTPATITSVQTKSTPPSKSWRHYLPVVILFVSIFSFILSYTTAGLYVPLYISRKLFPTRTMPVSTGSICIVNETKVSPESEIIQEEAATFSIYTTLASGIPAVVSTLFLGAFSDQFGRTFLFLAPMVGQLISKTILLFCIYYDLDINYILIGSFVEGFLGGYLAILMASFAYIADITENNKQRSAAIAFLEMAIGVGVVLGRFSTGYIIKATNYVWPQMIAVCGLTLIIFIIIFVLPETRTLNNDKMITRGSCTYYLRSMVSFYISESNKGVRWKYNVCILIFFATGITVVGKSSVDLLYLISQPFCWDSVKVGLYGAVVGLFQNVICMGMVKVFHLCLSDEWVAILGSVSGISAFVIISLAATDVTLYVAAVVGGGSVLTLPMIRGIMSRMTTPDKQGALFGGIAAVETACSIVGSAIFNSTYSNTVSFFKGTVYLVMAGIICIALILLIVFSICSRQTPTYETIIEEAPNH; this is encoded by the exons ATGGCAGAAGGAAAATTGCAAACTCCAGCGACTATCACCTCAGTACAAACAAAGAGTACCCCTCCATCTAAATCATGGCGCCATTACTTGCCTGTCGTTATTCTATTTGTCAgcattttctcatttattttgTCTTACACTACCGCAGGTCTCTACGTGCCACTTTATATCTCGAGAAAACTATTTCCAACAAGAACAATGCCCGTCTCAACAGGATCTATTTGCATAGTCAACGAAACAAAAGTATCTCCAGAAAGTGAAATTATTCAAGAAGAGGCCGCTACGTTTAGTATTTATACCACTCTAGCTTCAGGAATTCCTGCCGTAGTCTCCACGTTGTTTCTTGGGGCTTTTAGTGACCAATTTGGACGAACATTTCTATTCCTGGCACCAATGGTTGGTCAATTGATTAGCAAAACGATATTGCTCTTTTGCATTTATTACGATCTCGACATCAATTACATTTTAATCGGCAGTTTCGTCGAAGGCTTCTTGGGGGGCTACTTGGCGATTTTGATGGCGTCATTTGCATACATTGCTGATATCACTGAAAACAATAAACAACGATCAGCAGCCATTGCCTTTCTGGAGATGGCTATTGGTGTAGGTGTTGTATTAGGGAGATTTAGCACTGGATATATCATCAAGGCTACGAACTATGTCTGGCCACAGATGATTGCAGTGTGTGGGCTTACATTGATAATATTTATCATCATTTTTGTCTTACCGGAAACGAGAACACTGAATAACGACAAGATGATTACTAGGGGATCTTGTACATACTACTTAAGATCTATGGTCTCCTTTTACATCTCAGAAAGTAACAAAGGAGTACGATGGAAATACAACGTTTGTATTCTCATTTTCTTTGCGACTGGTATAACTGTAGTTGGAAAATCCTCAGTAGATTTACTGTACCTAATAAGTCAACCGTTTTGTTGGGATTCCGTAAAAGTTGGATTGTATGGTGCAGTAGTTGGACTATTCCAGAATGTGATCTGTATGGGAATGGTAAAAGTCTTTCATCTTTGTTTGAGCGATGAGTGGGTGGCCATCCTTGGATCTGTCTCGGGAATAAGTGCTTTTGTGATTATATCTCTAGCTGCTACAGATGTAACGTTATATGTAG CTGCAGTCGTTGGAGGTGGTTCCGTTTTAACTTTACCAATGATTCGGGGTATCATGTCAAGAATGACGACACCAGACAAACAAG GAGCTCTTTTTGGTGGAATTGCAGCGGTTGAGACAGCCTGTAGTATCGTGGGATCTGCGATTTTCAACTCCACTTACTCCAACACTGTCTCATTCTTCAAAGGAACGGTGTATCTTGTGATGGCAGGCATTATTTGTATTGCATTAATACTATTAAT AGTTTTTAGCATTTGCTCACGACAAACaccaacatatgaaacaatCATCGAAGAAGCACCTAATCATTAA